The Terriglobus roseus sequence TGTGTACCTGTTGCGTTCGGGCTTCGAGGTCTTCGCCTGCGACGCCAGCATCGAAGCAGTCGCGCATACGCGAGCGCTTTCAGCCGCTGTCGGGGCTACATTGCCTGCCGATAACTTTCGCGTGGCGGCCATCGAGAAGATGCCGTTCCCGGACGATTTCGCGGATGTGGTGATCTGCAACTCTGTCCTGCACTTCGCGCAGGACGACGATCAATTCCACGCGATGCTCGCCGAACTATGGCGCACCCTGCGGCCGGGCGGCTTGCTCTTCTGCCGGCTCGGATCGCGCATCGGTATGGACTTCGAGCAATTGCGGAACGGGCTATTCCTCATCCCTGATGGGTCGGAGTGGTATCTCGTCGACGAGGAAACCCTGCTGCACCTGACGGAAGAACTCGATGCAGTGCTGGTGGATCCGCTCAAGACCACCATGGTGCAGGATTATCGCTGCATGACGACCTGGGTCCTTCGCAAGCGGCATCAGGTTGTAGTTGCGTGCTGAACGCCCGCGCCAGCCATTTCTGTTGTTCATTCAAGCCGTGCCGGAGAGCTCGACTTTTCGCGTTGCGTGCCGACATCTCAACCCCGGTTCGCGTCGGCGCGGTATGCTCACAGGTGCATGCCGACTGTCCGCGCGATCTACCCCGGAACCTTCGATCCGCCCACCAATGGGCATCTTGACCTGGTCAGCCGCGGGTCGACCATCTTCGATCACCTGGTGGTAGCGGTTCTGCGCAACTCCAGTAAGGGAGCGCCGCTCTTCACCACGGCAGAGCGGGTGGACATGTTGCGTGAGGCGACGCACGCTTTTGGCAACGTCACGGTGGAAACCTTCGACGGTCTGCTGGTGGATTTCGCGCGACAGCAAGGTGCGAAGGCCGTCCTGCGCGGTATCCGTGCCATCTCGGACTACGAGTACGAGTTCCAGATGGCCATGATGAATCGCAAACTCGACAAGACGCTGGAGACCGTCTTCATGATGCCCGCGGAGAAGTACACCTATGTTTCGTCGCGGCTGATCAAGGGCGTCTATCAGCTCAACGGAGACATCAGCGAACTGGTGCCCCCTCTGGTCCTCGAGCGTCTGCAGCAGAAGCGCGGGGCTCACGTTGCGCCGCTGGGCGGCGAGGTTCCCGGCGAAGTTTAGGCTTACGGTCGACATTCTGAAGCGCGTGTCGGTTGGTAGAATCGACTCCATGAGCGCAGCTGCCGCCGAAATCCTTACCGGAACCAAGATTTTCTCCGATCGCATTAACCGCATTGAAGTTTCCGCGACCATGGCCATTACGGCCGAGGCCCTGCGCCTGAAGGCGACCGGTATCGATCTCGCCGACTTCGGCGCGGGCGAGCCGCACTTTGGCACGCCGGATCACATCAAGCGCGCCGCCATCGAAGCCATTGAGAAGAACCTGACCAAGTACACGGCGGTCGCCGGCATTCCAGAGGTCCGCAAGGCCATCTGCGCGCGCCATGCCGCGGACTTCGGCACTGACTACAAAATCGACGAGTGCTGCTTCGCAACGGGCGGCAAGCAGGCGCTGTTCAACGCAATTGAAGTGCTCGTCGATCATGGCGATGAAGTCATCGTCCCGGTGCCGTACTGGGTCTCGTACAAGGACATCATCCAGTTCGCCGGTGGCAAGCCCGTCTTTGTCCGTACGGACGAAGCGCAGGACTTCCGTCTGACCGCCGCCATGGTGGAAGCCGCGATTACCGATCGTACGCGCTGCATCATCCTGAATTCGCCGACGAATCCAGCAGGTTCGATCATCCTGCCGGAAGACATGGAGAGCATCATCCGCCTGGCACACCGCCGCGGGATCCTGGTGCTGTTGGATGAGTGC is a genomic window containing:
- the coaD gene encoding pantetheine-phosphate adenylyltransferase; the encoded protein is MPTVRAIYPGTFDPPTNGHLDLVSRGSTIFDHLVVAVLRNSSKGAPLFTTAERVDMLREATHAFGNVTVETFDGLLVDFARQQGAKAVLRGIRAISDYEYEFQMAMMNRKLDKTLETVFMMPAEKYTYVSSRLIKGVYQLNGDISELVPPLVLERLQQKRGAHVAPLGGEVPGEV
- a CDS encoding pyridoxal phosphate-dependent aminotransferase; amino-acid sequence: MSAAAAEILTGTKIFSDRINRIEVSATMAITAEALRLKATGIDLADFGAGEPHFGTPDHIKRAAIEAIEKNLTKYTAVAGIPEVRKAICARHAADFGTDYKIDECCFATGGKQALFNAIEVLVDHGDEVIVPVPYWVSYKDIIQFAGGKPVFVRTDEAQDFRLTAAMVEAAITDRTRCIILNSPTNPAGSIILPEDMESIIRLAHRRGILVLLDECYNYLNFEGDGKPTSGASVTDCRDSIVICGTLSKTYAMTGWRAGFALGPKSIIAAISKLQSQSTSNASTPVQYAAIAALNGPQDCVDEMRKGYIELRDRILAGFKTIPGITCTVPQGAFYVYPNVSAFFDKKDASTASEIASRLLSEAHVVCVPGEAFGTEEHLRFSYATSADVIDKGIERMRTFFAGLV
- a CDS encoding class I SAM-dependent methyltransferase, which codes for MAAPVNPELTLQQQFGQIDIYVFDQILRGNIAPGMRVLDAGCGFGRNLVYLLRSGFEVFACDASIEAVAHTRALSAAVGATLPADNFRVAAIEKMPFPDDFADVVICNSVLHFAQDDDQFHAMLAELWRTLRPGGLLFCRLGSRIGMDFEQLRNGLFLIPDGSEWYLVDEETLLHLTEELDAVLVDPLKTTMVQDYRCMTTWVLRKRHQVVVAC